The following DNA comes from Camelina sativa cultivar DH55 chromosome 14, Cs, whole genome shotgun sequence.
TCCTCTTCGTGTCCTCCTCGGAGTTTCCAAGCCAGCTTAAAAGCTTTGTCTGCAAGGGTAATTAGTTTCACCATTTTGCATTTTCCTTTGGCTTTGTTTAACCAACCTTGTGATTAATCTGACAAGGCTTAATGATGTTTTTTTGAACATTGTGCAGGAGAAGACTAGATATGTTTCTGGTAATCACACTACTCTTGGAGATCTTCTAGGTTCTTCTCATATAGTGGATAACGTGGTGAACCCGAGTAGGCTCTCTGAAGATATCTTAAGATGCATATGTTCTGTGTATTGTACACTCTCCTGCAAAGCTAGAACCAGTTCTTGTCTTCAGGCTTTTGCTTCTTCACCCTCATCTGTCTCTTCCAAAACCACTTTTGATAGCTGGAACTTGCGTCAGGAGGAACGCAGAGAAGCAAATGTGCCACGGAGTGTTGTAATAGAGTCTCTAGAACTTCACCTGGATGATGGTAGTTTCAATCACGCTGCTCTCATGCTCCAAAACTTCAGGTATATACATACTTAAGCAACAACGACAATTTGCTTCTGTCCTGTGACAGTTTTTACAATGACTTGGGGTTGACCTGAATTGTTACTCAAATGGTTTGTTTAGATCACTAATTCAAAAGCTTGAGAAGGTTGATCCGAGTAGAATGAAACGCGAAGAGAAGCTCGCGTTTTGGATAAACATTCACAATGCCCTCACAATGCATGTAAGCAAACAATAACTAGTCTCTTATTGGTTCTGTCTCCTCTATAAAAGCTTCAATTATAtcttaactctctctctgttgCAGGCCTATTTAGCCTACGGAACTCACAACCGTGCCAAAAACACCTCGGTTTTAAAGGTTTGGTCTTTACATCTCTTAAGACTGATTGATTTATATGTCTTTGCTGTTACTTAAGCTACCTTATATAAGTCTCAGGCAGCTTATGATGTTGGAGGCTATCGCGTAAACCCTTACATTATCCAAAGCTCAATCTTAGGCATCCGTCCGCATTTCTCACCACCTGTATGCAACATACtactactccctctgttttatttttgttttgcttcacTTTCACTACATTTCACAACTTGTAACTGACATAATAGTAAACAGTTGTTGCAGACATTGTTTTCGCCATCAAGAAAGTCGAAAACTTGTAATGTCAAACAAATCTACGCCTTGGAATATCCCGAGTCATTGGCTCATTTCGCCATTTCTTCAGGAGCTTCTACAGATCCTCCGGTAGAAAAAAAAGCCTCACCAAGTGTGTACTAATAAAAGTTTGGAATTTATTGTTTGGATTCTAATCCTGTACAGTTAATTGTTCTTTCAGGTTCGAGTATACACCGCTGACTGCGTTTTCCGGGATCTAAGAAAAGCCAAAGAAGAGTTCATAAGAAACAACGTTCGTATACACAATGAGACAAAGATACTATTTCCCAAGATCGTTCATTACTATGCTAAAGATATGTCATTGGATGCATCTTCCCTCATGGAAACAACGGTAAAGTGTTTACCAGACTCGACGAAGAGAATAGCTCAGAAGCTGTTGAATAAGAAGAGCAAAAACATTGAATATTCACCGGAAAACTCAAGTTTCCGTTATGTAATCATTGAGGAACCAACAAGAAAGACATGATGAATCTACTATATAATGTAAAGCATACAAAAACGTCATGTAGTTTGTATTTTAACAAACGAGAGATAGACTACACGCCGTTTTTgttaattgataaaagtataGCCACATTAAAAAAATTCGAAGGCCCAGAAACGAAGTAAAAgtgagaaaagaaaatgaatggTGAGTGATGATGGTGAAAGTGAAAGGCCTAATTTGGTTTGGAGTTGGAGAAGGAGCTGTATCggccattgttgttgttattatt
Coding sequences within:
- the LOC104740801 gene encoding uncharacterized protein LOC104740801 isoform X5 translates to MNSEKKQKVIVVASSPSRFFTYTKQNLSIEKRLLSYQDSNCNVMPKSSEDLRKEIASLEFEILRTEQYLLSLYRTAFDEQVSSFSPHTETSLVSNQFYPKSEQSDVTSVFSYQYQASPASERSSSCPPRSFQASLKALSAREKTRYVSGNHTTLGDLLGSSHIVDNVVNPSRLSEDILRCICSVYCTLSCKARTSSCLQAFASSPSSVSSKTTFDSWNLRQEERREANVPRSVVIESLELHLDDGSFNHAALMLQNFRSLIQKLEKVDPSRMKREEKLAFWINIHNALTMHAYLAYGTHNRAKNTSVLKAAYDVGGYRVNPYIIQSSILGIRPHFSPPLLQTLFSPSRKSKTCNVKQIYALEYPESLAHFAISSGASTDPPVRVYTADCVFRDLRKAKEEFIRNNVRIHNETKILFPKIVHYYAKDMSLDASSLMETTVKCLPDSTKRIAQKLLNKKSKNIEYSPENSSFRYVIIEEPTRKT
- the LOC104740801 gene encoding uncharacterized protein LOC104740801 isoform X1, producing the protein MSFYKQTRKKMMGLCSPSPSSSPSSHDCSSSSPRNSEKKQKVIVASSPSRFSTYTKQNLSIEKRLLSYQDSNCNVMPKSSEDLRKEIASLEFEILRTEQYLLSLYRTAFDEQVSSFSPHTETSLVSNQFYPKSEQSDVTSVFSYQYQASPASERSSSCPPRSFQASLKALSAREKTRYVSGNHTTLGDLLGSSHIVDNVVNPSRLSEDILRCICSVYCTLSCKARTSSCLQAFASSPSSVSSKTTFDSWNLRQEERREANVPRSVVIESLELHLDDGSFNHAALMLQNFRSLIQKLEKVDPSRMKREEKLAFWINIHNALTMHAYLAYGTHNRAKNTSVLKAAYDVGGYRVNPYIIQSSILGIRPHFSPPLLQTLFSPSRKSKTCNVKQIYALEYPESLAHFAISSGASTDPPVRVYTADCVFRDLRKAKEEFIRNNVRIHNETKILFPKIVHYYAKDMSLDASSLMETTVKCLPDSTKRIAQKLLNKKSKNIEYSPENSSFRYVIIEEPTRKT
- the LOC104740801 gene encoding uncharacterized protein LOC104740801 isoform X4 — encoded protein: MSFYKQTRKKMMGLCSPSPSSSPSSHDCSSSSPRNSEKKQKVIVASSPSRFSTYTKQSVSIEKRLLSYQDSNCNVMPKSSEDLRKEIASLEFEILRTEQYLLSLYRTAFDEQVSSFSPHTETSLVSNQFYPKSEQSDVTSVFSYQYQASPASERSSSCPPRSFQASLKALSAREKTRYVSGNHTTLGDLLGSSHIVDNVVNPSRLSEDILRCICSVYCTLSCKARTSSCLQAFASSPSSVSSKTTFDSWNLRQEERREANVPRSVVIESLELHLDDGSFNHAALMLQNFRSLIQKLEKVDPSRMKREEKLAFWINIHNALTMHAYLAYGTHNRAKNTSVLKAAYDVGGYRVNPYIIQSSILGIRPHFSPPLLQTLFSPSRKSKTCNVKQIYALEYPESLAHFAISSGASTDPPVRVYTADCVFRDLRKAKEEFIRNNVRIHNETKILFPKIVHYYAKDMSLDASSLMETTVKCLPDSTKRIAQKLLNKKSKNIEYSPENSSFRYVIIEEPTRKT
- the LOC104740801 gene encoding uncharacterized protein LOC104740801 isoform X3, translating into MSFYKQTRKKMMGLCSPSPSSSPSSHDCSSSSPRNSEKKQKVIVASSPSRFSTYTKQSVSIEKRLLSYQDSNCNVMPKSSEDLRKEIASLEFEILRTEQYLLSLYRTAFDEQVSSSSPHTETSLVSNQFYPKSEQSDVTSVFSYQYQASPASERSSSCPPRSFQASLKALSAREKTRYVSGNHTTLGDLLGSSHIVDNVVNPSRLSEDILRCICSVYCTLSCKARTSSCLQAFASSPSSVSSKTTFDSWNLRQEERREANVPRSVVIESLELHLDDGSFNHAALMLQNFRSLIQKLEKVDPSRMKREEKLAFWINIHNALTMHAYLAYGTHNRAKNTSVLKAAYDVGGYRVNPYIIQSSILGIRPHFSPPLLQTLFSPSRKSKTCNVKQIYALEYPESLAHFAISSGASTDPPVRVYTADCVFRDLRKAKEEFIRNNVRIHNETKILFPKIVHYYAKDMSLDASSLMETTVKCLPDSTKRIAQKLLNKKSKNIEYSPENSSFRYVIIEEPTRKT
- the LOC104740801 gene encoding uncharacterized protein LOC104740801 isoform X2, whose product is MSFYKQTRKKMMGLCSPSPSSSPSSHDCSSSSPRNSEKKQKVIVASSPSRFSTYTKQSVSIEKRLLSYQDSNCNVMPKSSEDLRKEIASLEFEILRTEQYLLSLYRTAFDEQVSSSSPHTETSLVSNQFYPKSEQSDVTSVFSYQYQASPASERSSSCPPRSFQASLKALSAREKTRYVSGNHTTLGDLLGSSHIVDNVVNPSRLSEDILRCICSVYCTLSCKARTSSCLQAFASSPSSVSSKTTFDSWNLRQEERREANVPRSVVIESLELHLDDGSFNHAALMLQNFRSLIQKLEKVDPSRMKREEKLAFWINIHNALTMHAYLAYGTHNRAKNTSVLKAAYDVGGYRVNPYIIQSSILGIRPHFSPPLLQTLFSPSRKSKTCNVKQIYALEYPESLAHFAISSGASTDPPVRVYTADCVFRDLRKAKEEFIRNNVRIHNETKILFPKIVHYYAKDMSLDASSLMETTVKCLPDSTKRIAQKLLNKKSKNIEYSPENSSFRYVIIEEPTRKT